In Paenibacillus sp. BIC5C1, a genomic segment contains:
- a CDS encoding pectate lyase family protein, producing the protein MKKFSILLLAVTLLLLTVSTAPATYGAASYPNTGTNGLTGFAGNAKNESGVSKSATTGGKNGQVVYVSNLNDLRTHMAGSTAKIVVIEQNISSSTLQKVEFGSNKTLIGSFDKHTLTNIHFRSTSSSSNVIFQNLTFEHASNINANDDIQMYITSGSNYWIDHVTFSGHSYSSSGSDLDKLLYIGDRADYITISNSKFANHKYGIILGYPNDGNSSYNGVPHVTMANNYFENLYVRGPGLMRYGYFHIKNNYANNFNQAITIGEKARIYSENNYFGAGAEKGGILDDKGNGEFTDTGSTPALNSPSSPQTSWRPSTNYSYEVQTASYAREFVTKYAGSSNNTLVFGK; encoded by the coding sequence TTGAAGAAATTTTCAATTCTTTTACTCGCTGTAACCCTGTTATTGTTGACAGTCTCCACGGCACCTGCTACATATGGTGCGGCCAGTTATCCCAACACAGGCACGAATGGTTTAACGGGTTTTGCCGGTAACGCCAAAAATGAGAGTGGTGTATCCAAATCAGCCACGACAGGTGGCAAGAACGGTCAGGTTGTCTACGTCAGCAATCTGAATGATTTGCGAACGCATATGGCAGGCTCAACTGCCAAGATTGTAGTTATTGAACAAAATATTTCTTCCTCTACGTTGCAAAAAGTCGAATTTGGATCGAATAAAACGTTGATAGGTTCCTTTGATAAACACACACTGACAAACATTCATTTCAGATCGACGTCCAGTTCAAGCAATGTCATTTTTCAGAATCTGACTTTTGAACACGCTTCCAATATTAATGCTAACGACGATATCCAGATGTATATTACTTCAGGCTCCAACTACTGGATCGATCACGTGACGTTTTCCGGCCATAGCTACAGCTCGAGCGGCAGTGATCTGGACAAGCTGCTATATATTGGAGATCGCGCAGATTATATTACGATCAGCAATTCCAAATTTGCGAACCACAAATACGGAATAATTCTCGGATATCCGAATGATGGCAACAGCAGCTATAATGGTGTACCTCATGTAACCATGGCAAATAACTATTTTGAAAACCTTTATGTACGTGGTCCTGGTCTCATGAGATACGGTTATTTCCATATCAAAAACAATTACGCCAATAACTTTAACCAGGCCATTACCATTGGCGAGAAAGCTCGCATTTATTCTGAAAATAATTATTTTGGTGCGGGCGCTGAAAAAGGCGGCATTCTGGATGATAAAGGAAACGGGGAATTTACGGATACAGGCAGTACACCTGCATTAAACAGTCCATCATCTCCTCAAACTAGTTGGAGACCAAGCACCAACTACAGCTATGAAGTGCAGACAGCCAGTTATGCCCGCGAGTTTGTCACCAAGTATGCAGGTTCGTCTAACAACACACTTGTGTTCGGAAAATAA
- a CDS encoding amidohydrolase, with the protein MIDIIALRRDLHEHPELGFTEFRTAAKVVQMLTELGYRVTYGKDAIDDKSRRGLPKPEVLEDAYQRALDEGADPAIVQQMRGGFTAVVAELQGEVEGPTTAFRFDMDALPICESKSDKHIPQVGQFRSSHEGIMHACAHDAHTAIGLALAERLSNRKFAGKIRLLFQPAEEGVRGAHAMVEKGMLEQVDRLFCIHLGTGVPSGHIRGASTGFLATTKLEAHFTGVSSHAGATPEEGRNALLGASTALLNIHALPRFSTADTRINVGILEGGTGANIIPEHARMVIETRSTTEETNRELERRVRQIIEHSAAMHELSSTVEVIGGAVPIRCDMELAELAVQQTEGIAGFTHAQAISDGASLGSEDASYMIRRVQEQGGKATYMIIGSELPAPHHHPEFDIDEAVLAPAVELLERLARTH; encoded by the coding sequence ATGATTGATATTATTGCGCTTCGACGAGACCTTCACGAACATCCAGAGCTGGGATTCACTGAATTCCGTACGGCTGCCAAAGTCGTGCAGATGTTAACGGAACTGGGGTACCGTGTGACCTATGGAAAAGATGCGATTGATGACAAATCGCGGCGAGGTCTGCCAAAGCCTGAAGTGTTGGAAGATGCATATCAGCGTGCCCTCGATGAAGGCGCAGATCCAGCGATTGTGCAGCAGATGCGAGGGGGATTCACGGCGGTTGTCGCTGAGTTACAAGGAGAAGTGGAAGGACCAACAACGGCGTTCCGCTTTGATATGGATGCACTTCCGATCTGTGAGAGCAAGTCGGACAAGCATATACCACAGGTGGGGCAATTCCGCTCCAGTCATGAAGGCATCATGCATGCTTGCGCACACGACGCACACACTGCCATTGGGCTTGCTCTTGCAGAACGTTTGAGTAATCGGAAGTTCGCCGGGAAGATCCGTCTGTTGTTCCAGCCTGCTGAAGAAGGTGTGCGTGGTGCGCATGCCATGGTCGAAAAAGGCATGCTGGAACAGGTGGACCGTCTGTTCTGCATACATTTGGGTACAGGTGTGCCATCTGGTCATATCAGAGGGGCGTCTACTGGATTCCTGGCAACGACCAAGCTGGAAGCCCATTTTACAGGTGTGTCTTCTCATGCCGGAGCTACACCGGAGGAAGGACGGAATGCTTTGCTTGGAGCCTCTACAGCACTCCTTAATATTCATGCGCTGCCTCGGTTTAGCACGGCAGATACACGCATTAATGTGGGTATTCTTGAAGGCGGAACAGGGGCCAATATTATTCCCGAGCACGCACGGATGGTGATTGAAACCCGTTCAACGACAGAAGAAACGAATCGTGAGCTGGAGCGACGAGTGCGTCAGATCATCGAGCACAGCGCGGCGATGCATGAGTTAAGCTCTACGGTTGAAGTCATCGGCGGTGCAGTTCCTATTCGCTGTGATATGGAGCTTGCAGAGCTTGCTGTGCAGCAAACAGAAGGCATCGCAGGATTTACCCATGCGCAGGCTATTTCGGACGGTGCTTCACTCGGAAGTGAGGATGCCAGTTACATGATTCGGCGCGTACAGGAACAAGGTGGGAAAGCTACGTATATGATTATTGGCAGCGAGCTGCCTGCTCCGCATCACCATCCTGAATTCGATATTGATGAAGCCGTGTTGGCTCCTGCGGTGGAACTGCTGGAGAGATTGGCACGAACACACTAG
- a CDS encoding GNAT family N-acetyltransferase — MKNAVMEKRTDSGDRTDPATNKNCGSRIRFYDRNSVEDMDWPNTEDGRYARAYLEPMMLQGTQGFMVNVSTTLLIARIDDLVLPLTVNDAEYENSYVCSPYTHYVRYAKQELMLLRKPLLEKGLSVLLSAVGWGMQRSQINKVVHINNWLLSTNLYPAMSGEQAVCLLEAVKERYPEHAVIYRSLCPGLHSDLTEKLKQAGSLLIPSRQIYLFRANDPNFGNAKSRWLLKRDYELLTKHGYEFVSEADLTEKDIPRIAELYKLLYLDKYSYDNPQFSEQFIATAKASGALSLYGLRKEGRIDAVMGYFCRNGVMTTPLFGYDTALPQSIGLYRMLSACLIGQARENGHLLHESAGAAQFKRNRGAVSDFEYSAVYERHLPMSRRWCWLLLERLLNRVGVPLMRRMKL, encoded by the coding sequence GTGAAGAATGCAGTAATGGAAAAAAGGACGGATAGCGGCGATCGTACAGATCCAGCAACGAATAAAAATTGCGGTAGTCGCATTCGATTCTATGATCGGAACTCGGTTGAAGATATGGACTGGCCCAATACGGAGGATGGCAGATATGCAAGAGCATATTTGGAACCCATGATGTTGCAAGGGACGCAGGGCTTCATGGTAAACGTAAGCACAACCCTGCTCATCGCCCGGATCGACGATCTTGTGCTTCCGTTGACGGTAAATGATGCAGAGTATGAAAATTCTTACGTTTGTTCGCCTTATACGCATTATGTACGGTATGCCAAGCAGGAGTTGATGCTGCTTCGGAAACCGTTGCTGGAGAAGGGGCTTTCCGTGCTGCTCAGTGCGGTGGGTTGGGGAATGCAGCGTTCACAAATAAACAAGGTTGTACATATCAACAATTGGCTGTTATCAACGAACCTGTATCCGGCCATGTCCGGTGAGCAGGCGGTTTGTCTGCTTGAAGCGGTAAAAGAACGATATCCTGAACATGCCGTCATATATCGTTCCTTGTGCCCAGGTCTTCACTCGGATCTGACGGAAAAGCTGAAGCAAGCAGGATCTCTGCTGATCCCGAGCCGGCAAATCTATCTGTTCCGGGCGAATGATCCGAATTTCGGCAATGCGAAGTCGCGCTGGCTGCTCAAGAGAGATTATGAATTGTTGACCAAGCATGGATATGAATTCGTTTCCGAAGCGGATCTGACGGAGAAAGATATTCCACGAATTGCGGAACTGTACAAGCTGCTGTACCTTGATAAATACTCTTATGATAATCCGCAATTTAGTGAACAGTTCATTGCTACAGCAAAAGCTTCGGGAGCGCTGAGTTTGTATGGTCTGCGGAAAGAAGGGCGTATCGATGCGGTTATGGGATACTTCTGTCGAAATGGGGTAATGACAACACCGTTGTTCGGTTACGATACGGCCCTCCCCCAGTCTATCGGGCTGTACCGTATGCTGTCAGCTTGCCTGATTGGACAGGCCCGTGAGAACGGTCATCTGCTGCATGAGAGTGCTGGTGCTGCGCAGTTCAAACGCAACCGTGGCGCTGTGTCGGATTTTGAGTATTCTGCCGTGTATGAGCGTCATCTGCCAATGAGCAGACGCTGGTGCTGGCTGCTGCTTGAACGGCTTTTAAATCGCGTAGGTGTGCCGCTGATGCGTCGGATGAAGCTGTAA
- a CDS encoding VOC family protein produces the protein MLIRLNWITLRVRDLEASLRFYHEMLGLPIQRRFESRGRQIAMLGLENETKLELIEGSETTLKSETGVSIGYEVSSLNEAMEQLAALGIPIVRGPVQPNPHLRFIYIADPDGFEVQLAEHT, from the coding sequence ATGTTGATCAGATTAAACTGGATCACACTGCGTGTACGCGATCTGGAAGCATCACTCCGCTTCTACCACGAAATGCTCGGTCTACCGATTCAGCGCAGATTCGAAAGCCGGGGGCGGCAGATTGCCATGCTGGGACTGGAAAATGAAACGAAGTTGGAACTGATTGAGGGCAGCGAAACCACACTCAAGTCAGAGACCGGTGTTTCGATCGGCTATGAGGTAAGTTCACTGAACGAAGCCATGGAGCAGCTCGCCGCATTAGGCATCCCGATTGTACGAGGTCCCGTCCAGCCCAATCCGCATCTGCGGTTTATTTACATTGCCGATCCAGATGGCTTCGAAGTTCAGTTGGCCGAACATACCTGA
- a CDS encoding DUF4179 domain-containing protein, with protein MTTSPEEQALFADASEVKLERQQLNPADTAFAIQRGLAKARTRRMKGHVQLKWITAVLVTALAAGWLLMGTLGPTPQQAMYSPPAQNWGVLEPFRELAGKDVDGNTIISAINNGYVQLVNRSVKSGIYQLTINAVMADANKMIVLYTAQTDASQEIYSVPKTSMVNGMTNQSLGNGGISSLYSSNGKYTLYGRSTVEMDENTPLPGQVKFNFRISSVVPVLLTDANKVKKDTKYQFSKPMEVSFDLDPKFSVPKTEKIKLNQLFTIGGHEVLLSEAEVSPLVTRVRFIYEPNQNIDYKTKLSVSDVVNPTEIVSTTKNGQKTKLSSVSGNGTDDGMIYSFSSNLLDDPQSLVLQLRGEPGKVYDDLQEAEKHKLELKIK; from the coding sequence ATGACAACTAGTCCGGAGGAACAGGCACTTTTCGCAGATGCTTCCGAGGTTAAGCTGGAGAGACAGCAATTGAATCCGGCGGACACGGCCTTTGCCATTCAGCGAGGTCTGGCAAAGGCAAGAACTCGGCGAATGAAAGGTCATGTGCAATTAAAGTGGATTACGGCGGTGCTCGTAACAGCTCTGGCAGCAGGTTGGCTGCTAATGGGTACACTTGGTCCTACACCACAACAGGCAATGTACAGCCCGCCCGCACAGAATTGGGGAGTTCTTGAACCTTTTCGGGAGTTGGCAGGAAAAGATGTAGACGGCAACACAATTATATCGGCAATTAACAATGGTTATGTGCAGCTCGTGAATCGTTCTGTGAAATCAGGAATATATCAGTTAACCATCAATGCAGTGATGGCGGATGCAAACAAAATGATCGTATTGTACACAGCCCAGACGGATGCTTCCCAGGAGATATATTCGGTTCCCAAAACGAGTATGGTCAATGGCATGACGAACCAATCGCTTGGCAATGGCGGTATAAGCAGCCTGTATAGCTCCAATGGAAAGTATACACTTTATGGACGTAGCACCGTTGAAATGGATGAGAATACACCGCTTCCTGGACAAGTGAAGTTCAATTTTCGCATTTCATCTGTAGTTCCTGTTCTGCTGACTGACGCGAATAAGGTTAAAAAAGATACCAAATACCAATTTTCGAAACCGATGGAAGTGAGCTTCGATCTGGACCCTAAATTTTCGGTGCCTAAGACCGAGAAGATCAAACTTAATCAGTTATTTACGATTGGGGGTCATGAGGTATTGTTATCTGAAGCAGAGGTATCGCCACTTGTGACACGGGTAAGATTTATCTATGAACCTAATCAAAATATTGATTATAAAACCAAACTCTCCGTCAGTGATGTGGTTAATCCTACCGAGATTGTATCCACCACCAAGAACGGGCAGAAAACCAAGTTGTCCAGTGTGTCAGGTAATGGGACGGATGACGGGATGATCTATTCCTTCAGTAGTAATCTGCTGGATGACCCACAATCTCTGGTATTACAACTTCGCGGTGAACCGGGCAAAGTTTACGATGATTTGCAGGAAGCGGAGAAACATAAGCTGGAACTGAAAATCAAATAG
- a CDS encoding RNA polymerase sigma factor, protein METKAEMKKMLFVQSEDETAFVQSIMEHQDTLISIAYSYLRNRHDALEAVQEMTCRAWIKRRSLKNEKAFKSWIIRILIYVCIDEQRRRKRATPLPSEGLEEAISESGSAECSDNRLAMWSMLEKIKPKYRHVLLLKYYNDMTSIEIASILGKPEGTIKTWQHKGLELLRKQMKNRGDWHDN, encoded by the coding sequence GTGGAAACCAAAGCCGAGATGAAGAAGATGCTGTTTGTGCAGAGCGAAGACGAGACGGCATTTGTCCAATCCATCATGGAGCATCAGGACACGCTGATCTCCATAGCCTACAGTTACCTGCGTAATCGTCACGATGCGCTCGAAGCGGTGCAGGAGATGACATGCCGGGCCTGGATCAAGCGTCGCTCTCTGAAAAATGAGAAGGCATTCAAATCATGGATTATTCGTATTTTGATCTACGTGTGCATTGATGAACAAAGACGTCGCAAACGGGCCACACCACTGCCTAGCGAAGGGTTGGAAGAGGCGATATCCGAGTCTGGCAGTGCAGAATGCAGCGACAACAGACTTGCGATGTGGTCCATGCTTGAGAAAATCAAACCCAAATACCGCCATGTTTTACTGCTGAAATACTATAATGACATGACGTCGATTGAGATTGCCTCCATTCTCGGCAAACCGGAGGGCACCATCAAGACCTGGCAGCATAAAGGGTTGGAACTGTTACGGAAACAGATGAAGAACAGGGGGGATTGGCATGACAACTAG
- a CDS encoding methyl-accepting chemotaxis protein produces the protein MNRYDEIIWRRNKLICIILWVIVAIGFGMAFLAPKLLVSNGVAILFTGWVTYANIKKKYIHVIPWLCTLLITICGVYAGWGSVNITLSLVITSVLLLYPDKKLFTTGFLVLLAISILQVVLVETKSSEEFIGHIVDVGLFALTGAILMMVSQLNQRLFWDSEARWQEVEHSKMRVETMLVRVKESVEGLSRYTDQLKQKVTDTGSITHEVTLGFSEVAKGVEFQATSVAEISESLSLSDQHIRDVAAYSLQMKELSASMATSTKTGSTQMDHLNVQMQELYETINTTADDMSKFNEESESMSLMLNSISDIANQTNLLALNAAIEAARAGEHGRGFAVVSEEVRKLAEHSGHSASDIAAILSRLRGQTQALTDRFERIRLALEAGKDSVQTAEEVFRTINSNSQQVLNQDADIESSSVTMRESSTRVVNEVSEISSVTQQSSAATEEILASMEEQRNLTQKMVDSFGELEQLIVDLNELVSDKNEVGSATGTL, from the coding sequence ATGAATCGTTATGATGAAATCATCTGGAGAAGGAACAAGCTAATCTGTATCATCCTGTGGGTTATTGTTGCCATCGGTTTTGGTATGGCCTTTCTCGCACCCAAGTTACTTGTTTCTAATGGAGTAGCAATTTTATTTACAGGTTGGGTAACGTACGCCAATATCAAAAAGAAGTATATTCATGTGATTCCGTGGCTTTGTACACTCCTGATTACAATCTGTGGCGTCTATGCAGGCTGGGGAAGTGTTAACATCACTTTAAGTCTGGTCATCACTTCAGTATTGTTGCTCTATCCCGATAAAAAACTGTTCACAACCGGATTTCTCGTACTGCTTGCTATTAGTATTCTTCAGGTTGTTCTAGTGGAAACAAAGAGCTCTGAGGAGTTTATTGGCCATATTGTTGATGTAGGCTTGTTTGCACTGACCGGAGCCATTCTGATGATGGTTTCCCAGTTGAATCAAAGACTCTTTTGGGATAGCGAAGCACGTTGGCAAGAGGTGGAGCATTCCAAAATGAGAGTGGAAACGATGCTTGTAAGGGTCAAAGAATCCGTAGAGGGCCTATCTCGTTATACGGACCAACTGAAGCAAAAAGTAACCGACACCGGCTCCATTACCCATGAAGTGACGCTTGGATTCAGTGAAGTGGCCAAAGGCGTTGAATTTCAAGCTACTAGTGTGGCTGAAATTTCAGAGTCCTTGTCCTTGTCGGACCAGCATATTCGAGATGTTGCTGCTTACTCACTTCAGATGAAAGAACTGTCAGCCAGCATGGCAACGAGCACGAAAACAGGCAGTACACAAATGGATCATCTGAATGTTCAGATGCAGGAGCTGTATGAAACGATTAATACCACAGCCGATGATATGAGTAAGTTTAACGAGGAAAGTGAGTCCATGTCGCTAATGCTGAACAGCATCTCGGATATAGCGAACCAGACGAATCTGCTTGCGCTCAATGCAGCAATTGAAGCAGCTCGTGCAGGTGAACATGGACGCGGGTTTGCAGTTGTATCGGAGGAAGTTCGCAAACTGGCGGAGCACTCCGGTCATTCGGCCAGCGATATTGCTGCTATTTTGTCCCGTTTGAGAGGACAGACACAGGCGTTGACGGATCGATTTGAGCGCATTCGGCTTGCTTTGGAAGCAGGAAAAGACAGTGTGCAAACGGCAGAAGAAGTTTTCCGTACGATCAACAGCAATTCTCAGCAAGTATTGAATCAGGATGCAGATATCGAGAGCAGTTCGGTCACCATGAGAGAATCCTCTACGAGAGTGGTTAATGAGGTTTCGGAGATTTCAAGTGTGACCCAGCAATCGAGTGCTGCTACGGAAGAAATTCTTGCCAGTATGGAAGAACAGCGCAATCTGACCCAGAAGATGGTGGACAGCTTCGGAGAACTGGAGCAGCTGATTGTGGACCTGAACGAGTTGGTATCGGATAAGAACGAAGTAGGTTCTGCAACGGGTACGCTGTAA
- a CDS encoding SMI1/KNR4 family protein: protein MHNPQLERIQEKLNKLQTLDPERNLFGAENHQYEMAPVWTLDEIKAFEQKWKIELPEEYQAFLLVIGSGGAGPYYGLEKPENGIYLVMDYDDELNAISEPFPHVESWNWDVDWYDDSKEEDEWAALEHEYYDPKWSAGMLRISDFGCGVSLNLIVKGLSYGEIWTDDRANSNGIYPDHYMGNTERLGFLDWYELWLDRSINELNEQE, encoded by the coding sequence ATGCACAATCCCCAGCTGGAACGTATACAGGAAAAGTTGAACAAACTCCAGACTCTGGACCCGGAGCGGAATCTGTTTGGGGCAGAGAATCATCAATATGAGATGGCTCCGGTATGGACATTGGACGAAATTAAAGCTTTTGAACAGAAATGGAAGATAGAGCTACCCGAAGAGTATCAAGCTTTTTTGCTTGTGATTGGAAGTGGTGGTGCAGGTCCTTATTATGGGCTGGAAAAGCCGGAGAACGGCATATATTTGGTGATGGATTATGATGATGAGTTGAATGCAATTTCTGAGCCGTTTCCACATGTGGAATCCTGGAATTGGGATGTTGACTGGTACGACGACAGCAAAGAAGAGGACGAGTGGGCAGCGCTTGAACATGAGTATTATGATCCGAAATGGTCGGCAGGGATGCTGCGAATCAGCGATTTTGGCTGCGGCGTGTCGCTTAATCTGATTGTGAAGGGATTGTCCTACGGAGAGATCTGGACCGATGATCGTGCGAACAGTAATGGAATTTATCCGGATCATTATATGGGCAACACGGAGCGGCTGGGTTTTCTCGACTGGTATGAATTGTGGCTGGACCGCTCGATCAATGAATTGAATGAGCAAGAGTAG
- a CDS encoding DUF6386 family protein, protein MNGKFQVFTDTAALCLYDLAALKHRVEDTPDWWSIAEDELNEVNAGNCLFLNLGEDGQYEVTWSLDDAGKELENAQVYHLRVPSGNVYLGAADDVSGGELEPDESCGGVFLQMQPGNYACAISRDNNQIWITIKPSLQNENSLNDLIRI, encoded by the coding sequence ATGAACGGGAAATTTCAGGTATTCACGGATACGGCAGCATTGTGCCTGTATGATCTGGCGGCGCTAAAACATCGTGTTGAAGATACACCGGACTGGTGGTCTATTGCAGAGGATGAACTGAACGAGGTAAATGCAGGCAACTGTTTGTTTCTGAATCTGGGTGAAGATGGACAGTATGAGGTGACATGGAGTCTGGATGATGCGGGGAAGGAACTGGAGAATGCACAGGTATACCATCTACGTGTCCCTTCCGGTAACGTGTATCTGGGAGCTGCCGATGATGTAAGTGGGGGCGAGCTAGAACCCGATGAGTCTTGCGGCGGTGTGTTTCTCCAGATGCAGCCCGGAAATTATGCGTGCGCGATATCGAGGGACAACAACCAAATATGGATTACCATCAAACCCAGTCTGCAAAACGAAAATAGTTTGAATGACTTGATCCGTATCTGA
- a CDS encoding PilZ domain-containing protein: protein MAINLRREPFRYTLKEPITFEIFILSINGASAPLKPIQAELCDISRSGCQLSFPLNLHVESNNIRIGMNLLLFEDPLYLEGTLRWGKEENNRWHYGVQLEIQQGNHERLSREMRMLAGQGKIMVK from the coding sequence ATGGCTATCAACCTTAGAAGAGAACCTTTTCGCTATACTTTAAAAGAACCGATAACGTTCGAAATTTTTATACTCAGCATTAACGGCGCCTCTGCACCACTTAAACCCATTCAAGCGGAATTATGCGATATCAGCCGATCCGGCTGTCAGCTTTCTTTCCCGTTAAATCTGCATGTGGAGTCCAATAACATCCGAATCGGCATGAACTTGCTGCTTTTTGAAGACCCCTTGTATTTGGAAGGAACGCTACGCTGGGGCAAAGAAGAGAATAACCGATGGCACTACGGCGTACAGCTGGAGATCCAGCAAGGCAATCATGAGCGTTTATCCAGAGAAATGAGGATGCTTGCGGGGCAAGGCAAAATTATGGTGAAGTAA
- a CDS encoding alkaline phosphatase — protein sequence MFNRFNTRAAKMMLAVTTIVTATLGGSSAAWAVEDTTSSASPIKNVIILIPDGMANDATALTRWYKGSSLTLDSMASGMVRTHSADAPIADSAPAGTAFATGHKSHTGYVGVLPDKATMPGQKAIAPGDAKKPVASILEASRLAGKATGIIATSEIMHATPADFSAHYPDRKNYDALSKQQVYNGMDVVLGGGSSYLEPAGRKDGENLVSSIKALGYDYVTTPAAMKASTSGKLWGMFAPAGMAYNMDRDPAKQPSLAEMTTKAIEVLSKDEDGFFLMVEGSKVDWAAHANDPIGIISDVLAFDDAVKVAMDFAKKDQETVVVAVTDHQNGGLTIGNASTTGTYDKEPLSTFIGPLKKAKLTGEGLESKLDAKRTNIKAVMKQYYGITDLTSEEIAAIKAASPGSLNYTVGPMISKRSGIGWTTGGHTGGDVVLYTYAPNNDRPFGVIDNTDVAKYMARVLDLDLDSVSKQLFVPAKQAFTAKGATYKLDLTDAKNPKILVTKGSTKLELQIYKNIALVNGKKTTLDGVIVYNGVETFVPQDAIDLIQ from the coding sequence ATGTTCAATCGATTCAATACCCGTGCCGCCAAAATGATGCTCGCGGTTACGACCATTGTTACAGCTACGCTGGGAGGCAGTAGTGCAGCATGGGCTGTGGAAGACACCACCTCATCTGCTTCACCGATCAAAAATGTAATCATCCTGATCCCGGACGGTATGGCGAACGATGCAACAGCTTTGACTCGCTGGTACAAAGGTTCCTCTCTTACACTCGACTCCATGGCTAGTGGCATGGTTCGTACACACTCTGCGGATGCGCCGATTGCGGACTCGGCTCCTGCGGGAACAGCCTTTGCTACAGGTCACAAATCACATACAGGTTATGTCGGAGTGCTGCCGGATAAAGCAACAATGCCTGGACAAAAAGCCATCGCCCCGGGGGATGCCAAAAAACCGGTCGCTTCGATCCTGGAAGCATCCAGACTGGCAGGCAAAGCAACTGGAATCATTGCGACATCTGAAATTATGCACGCCACACCAGCGGACTTCTCAGCCCATTATCCGGATCGCAAAAATTATGATGCATTGAGCAAACAGCAGGTCTATAACGGTATGGACGTGGTTCTCGGTGGAGGAAGCAGTTATTTGGAGCCTGCGGGACGCAAAGATGGCGAAAATCTGGTCTCATCCATCAAAGCACTGGGCTACGATTATGTGACTACTCCGGCAGCGATGAAAGCTTCCACTTCAGGCAAGCTGTGGGGCATGTTTGCCCCGGCAGGCATGGCTTACAATATGGATCGTGATCCAGCAAAACAGCCAAGCCTCGCCGAGATGACAACTAAAGCGATCGAAGTTCTGTCCAAAGATGAAGATGGTTTCTTCCTGATGGTTGAAGGCAGCAAGGTCGACTGGGCAGCACATGCCAACGATCCAATCGGCATTATCAGTGATGTGCTGGCATTCGATGATGCTGTCAAAGTAGCCATGGATTTTGCCAAAAAAGATCAAGAAACCGTCGTTGTCGCTGTCACGGACCACCAGAACGGTGGATTGACGATCGGCAATGCCTCAACTACAGGTACTTACGACAAAGAGCCGTTGTCCACATTTATCGGACCTCTGAAAAAGGCCAAGCTGACAGGCGAAGGTCTGGAATCCAAGCTGGATGCCAAACGCACCAATATCAAAGCCGTGATGAAGCAATACTATGGCATTACCGACCTGACTTCCGAGGAAATCGCGGCCATTAAAGCGGCAAGCCCGGGAAGCCTCAATTATACGGTTGGACCGATGATCAGCAAACGTTCCGGCATCGGCTGGACCACTGGCGGACATACGGGTGGAGATGTTGTGCTATATACGTACGCTCCGAATAATGATCGACCTTTCGGTGTTATCGACAACACGGATGTGGCCAAATACATGGCACGTGTGCTGGACCTTGACCTCGATAGCGTTAGTAAACAATTATTTGTCCCTGCCAAACAGGCTTTTACTGCCAAAGGTGCAACGTACAAGCTGGACCTGACGGATGCTAAAAATCCGAAAATCCTCGTAACAAAAGGTAGCACCAAGCTTGAACTGCAAATCTACAAAAATATCGCACTCGTTAATGGTAAAAAGACAACTCTGGATGGCGTTATTGTCTACAATGGCGTAGAAACTTTTGTGCCACAGGATGCAATTGATCTGATTCAATAA